A genomic segment from Nicotiana tabacum cultivar K326 chromosome 7, ASM71507v2, whole genome shotgun sequence encodes:
- the LOC107762748 gene encoding uncharacterized protein LOC107762748: MHARWSNKFNTGLTNRFSTTIEINPPYPQANVLRTWAQQNEQMLIAYTMKSTGPTCSLLFVPFEEEIVPIAEIRQQNPGQIFYIHTEVALQNENQRFCILACSDCKQHFTRAISRRKFYCTNCRQVTQLVPRYQFEVTLTDQSGSATATIVDEYAEKILLLTSEEIYDICNVKKGLLPLANAQKLLTGKIFKIQIKKLFTRNNEAGKLVILSFIDKSNSVVSQMSATIKDVAEGSKQKIEPAAPEKQEHPHITAKGNGSYKC; the protein is encoded by the exons ATGCATGCAAGATGGAGTAACAAATTCAATACAG GATTGACTAACAGATTTAGTACAACAATTGAAATCAATCCTCCATATCCACAAGCAAATGTGCTGAGAACATG GGCCCAACAAAATGAACAAATGCTTATTGCGTACACAATGAAGAGCACAGGTCCAACATGCTCTCTTTTATTTGTTCCTTTCGAAGAAGAGATAGTACCGATTGCAGAAATCCGACAGCAAAATCCA GGTCAAATATTCTACATACATACTGAAGTTGCACTACAAAATGAGAACCAACGATTTTGTATCCTAGCTTGTTCAGACTGTAAACAACACTTCACCCGAGCTATCTCACGGAGAAAGTTCTATTGCACTAATTGCCGTCAAGTTACCCAATTGGTTCCCAG GTACCAATTTGAAGTGACGCTCACAGATCAGAGCGGTTCTGCAACAGCAACTATTGTCGACGAGTATGCAGAAAAAATATTACTTCTCACTTCGGAAGAGATTTATGATATCTGCAATGTCAAG AAAGGACTGTTGCCTCTTGCGAACGCACAAAAGCTACTGACTGGCAAGATCTTCAAGATTCAAATAAAAAAGCTGTTTACAAGAAATAATGAGGCAGGAAAGTTAGTTATTTTATCTTTCATAGATAAAAGTAATTCGGTTGTCTCACAAATGTCGGCCACCATCAAGGATGTTGCGGAAGGAAGTAAACAAAAAATTGAACCCGCTGCCCCAGAAAAGCAAGAGCACCCACACATAACAGCCAAAGGCAACGGTTCCTACAAATGTTAG